In one window of Posidoniimonas corsicana DNA:
- a CDS encoding GDP-L-fucose synthase family protein, giving the protein MSNSSSKTRLYIAGHRGMVGKALVRALENDPRYELILRTREELDLTSQTAVNEFYTAEKPDQVIVAAAKVGGIVANSTYPVEFMIDNTRIALNTIQGAYEAGVGRLLFLGSTCIYPKLAPQPIPEDSLLTSPLEVTNEAYALAKITGLKLCQYYRQEYGVTYHSAMPTNLYGPGDNYHPENSHVLPGLLRRFHEAKEDGLEEVVVWGTGKPRREFLHVDDLAAALVHLLNLPDPPDWVNAGTGQDIPIGELAQLIAQTVGYTGRISYDTSRPDGTPRKLTDSSRIQSTGWTPAISLSDGLRLTYQDFLASNQSATLRAQ; this is encoded by the coding sequence GTGAGCAACTCCTCCTCAAAGACTCGACTGTACATCGCCGGCCACCGCGGCATGGTGGGCAAGGCGCTGGTCCGCGCTCTAGAGAACGACCCGCGCTACGAGCTCATCCTCCGCACCCGCGAGGAGCTCGACCTCACCAGCCAAACCGCCGTCAACGAGTTCTACACTGCAGAGAAGCCCGACCAGGTGATCGTCGCCGCCGCCAAGGTCGGCGGCATCGTCGCAAACTCGACCTACCCGGTCGAGTTCATGATCGACAACACCCGCATCGCGCTCAACACGATTCAGGGCGCCTACGAGGCGGGCGTCGGGCGGCTGCTGTTCCTCGGCAGCACCTGCATCTACCCCAAGCTGGCGCCGCAGCCGATCCCGGAGGACTCGCTGCTCACCTCGCCGCTGGAAGTCACCAACGAGGCCTACGCTCTGGCCAAGATCACCGGGCTGAAGCTCTGCCAGTACTACCGCCAGGAGTACGGCGTGACCTACCACTCGGCCATGCCCACCAACCTGTACGGGCCCGGCGACAACTACCACCCAGAGAACAGCCACGTGCTGCCCGGCCTGCTGCGGCGGTTCCACGAGGCGAAAGAGGACGGCCTCGAAGAGGTGGTCGTCTGGGGAACCGGCAAGCCCCGCCGCGAGTTCCTGCACGTCGACGACCTGGCCGCCGCGCTGGTCCACCTGCTCAACCTCCCCGACCCGCCCGACTGGGTCAACGCCGGCACCGGCCAGGACATCCCAATCGGCGAGCTCGCCCAGCTCATCGCTCAGACCGTCGGCTACACCGGCCGCATTAGCTACGACACCTCGCGGCCAGACGGCACACCCCGCAAGCTGACCGATTCGTCACGCATCCAGTCCACCGGTTGGACGCCCGCTATCAGCCTGAGTGACGGGCTCCGATTGACCTACCAGGATTTCCTCGCCAGCAATCAGTCCGCCACCCTCCGGGCCCAGTAG
- a CDS encoding transcription termination/antitermination NusG family protein: MLTQNADPPISYSAPTASAQLSAEDWATPWHVAYCKPRQEKSLARDLMSLGVSYFLPMVERLTTSGGRRRRSLLPLFPSYLFFAAEETRRLEAVRTNRILHFLPTNDAEHDVLRRELQSLESCLQTRPESVELYNHVVKGQRVRVTGGAMKDWEGVVLDASRPHKVWVGVGALGGGIVVEVHADLLVTS; the protein is encoded by the coding sequence TTGCTCACCCAAAACGCTGACCCACCGATCAGCTACTCCGCGCCCACCGCGTCAGCCCAGCTGTCGGCGGAGGACTGGGCAACGCCGTGGCACGTGGCGTACTGCAAGCCGCGGCAGGAGAAGTCACTCGCCCGGGACCTGATGAGCCTGGGCGTTTCGTACTTCCTGCCGATGGTCGAGCGGCTCACCACCTCCGGGGGCCGCCGGCGGCGTTCGCTGCTCCCCCTCTTCCCCTCCTACTTATTCTTCGCCGCCGAAGAAACCCGCCGCCTCGAGGCGGTCCGCACGAACCGGATCTTGCACTTCCTGCCCACCAACGACGCCGAGCACGACGTGCTCCGCCGCGAGCTCCAGTCGCTCGAGTCGTGCCTGCAGACCAGGCCGGAGAGCGTCGAGCTGTACAATCACGTGGTGAAGGGCCAGCGGGTCCGGGTCACCGGCGGCGCCATGAAGGACTGGGAGGGCGTGGTGCTTGACGCGTCGCGGCCCCACAAGGTGTGGGTCGGCGTTGGCGCCCTTGGGGGCGGGATCGTCGTGGAAGTGCACGCCGACCTGCTCGTTACCTCCTAG
- a CDS encoding glycosyltransferase, translating to MIALHSVASLEPSKGGPSRTVPALCRSIAAQKRDWHVEVTVTPKEVLERFATRCQGVIHDHGQWLQINRSSAEAARRFSVPRIVTPRGMLSPWAMNFRRWKKSIAWWAFARRDLMEAALVHATSEMELAELRELGARQPIAMIPNGVEPLPLTEADAAPPSRPYVLFLSRVHRKKGIQELLEAWGGLAPQGWDLVIAGPDEEGILAKAKLQTGVRYIGSVEGEPKHRLLQQASLFVLPTYSENFGVVVAESLMAGVPVITTHGAPWRCLQTERCGWWIPMQPDVLRDTLHSAMRTPPDELRAMGLRGRAYVEQQFSWPEIARQMIDVYEWVLGGGPPPACVSTD from the coding sequence GTGATTGCACTGCACTCAGTCGCTTCGCTCGAACCTAGCAAAGGCGGACCGTCACGGACCGTCCCTGCGCTTTGTCGGAGCATCGCAGCTCAAAAACGCGACTGGCATGTAGAGGTTACTGTAACTCCCAAGGAAGTGCTAGAACGCTTCGCCACTCGGTGCCAGGGCGTGATCCACGATCACGGGCAATGGCTCCAGATTAACCGTTCATCCGCTGAGGCTGCACGCCGGTTCTCTGTGCCTAGAATCGTTACGCCAAGAGGAATGCTTAGCCCCTGGGCGATGAACTTCCGCAGATGGAAGAAAAGCATAGCCTGGTGGGCGTTTGCGCGGCGCGATCTTATGGAGGCCGCCCTGGTTCACGCAACGAGTGAGATGGAGCTTGCGGAACTTCGTGAACTCGGCGCACGCCAGCCGATCGCGATGATCCCAAATGGGGTCGAGCCATTGCCGCTCACCGAGGCAGACGCTGCCCCTCCGTCGCGTCCCTACGTGCTATTCCTCTCCCGCGTGCATCGCAAGAAGGGCATCCAAGAGCTTCTGGAGGCCTGGGGAGGCTTGGCGCCTCAGGGGTGGGACCTAGTCATCGCTGGACCTGACGAGGAAGGTATTCTCGCCAAGGCCAAGCTGCAAACTGGGGTGCGGTACATTGGATCTGTCGAAGGTGAACCAAAGCACCGGCTCCTGCAGCAGGCAAGCCTGTTTGTTCTCCCGACCTACAGCGAGAATTTCGGCGTCGTGGTCGCCGAGTCGCTGATGGCGGGCGTGCCGGTCATCACCACGCATGGCGCGCCGTGGAGGTGCCTCCAAACGGAACGCTGCGGCTGGTGGATCCCGATGCAGCCCGACGTGTTGCGCGACACCCTCCATTCGGCGATGCGAACCCCGCCTGACGAGCTGCGGGCGATGGGCCTCCGCGGTCGCGCCTATGTTGAGCAGCAGTTCTCGTGGCCGGAGATCGCCCGCCAGATGATCGACGTTTACGAATGGGTGTTGGGGGGCGGCCCGCCACCGGCTTGTGTCTCGACCGACTAG
- a CDS encoding sulfotransferase family protein, with the protein MGKTLRTPDFLVIGAMKSGTTTLFRDLDQHPRVFFPDEKEPNSLSSDDVLTPRGLKAYLKLFRAAPTSALCGEASTMYTMSPMYNGAPGRALKVIGPDLRVIYIVRNVIGRCVSHYNHWLDTGRVSGDIDSELRRESHYVDFSRYATQIERWTSVFPTSQVMCVGFEQYSASRCAGAAKVFSFLGLEPVKLASTEVWNSRAQRRTPMRLAGWFANSAIYRKTLRRAMSGDLRRRLGASVSYRKEANSYRRPSAETVEYLHGMLKKDAGVFRETWGIKVLGSLEESISTFAS; encoded by the coding sequence TTGGGGAAAACGTTGAGAACGCCGGACTTTCTAGTCATAGGCGCGATGAAGTCAGGCACGACAACGTTATTCCGTGACCTCGACCAACACCCGCGAGTATTCTTCCCTGATGAGAAAGAGCCCAATTCGCTCTCTAGTGATGATGTCTTAACACCACGAGGGCTTAAGGCGTACCTTAAGCTATTCCGCGCAGCTCCCACATCAGCGCTGTGTGGTGAAGCGTCCACAATGTACACCATGTCTCCCATGTACAACGGCGCGCCAGGTCGCGCCTTGAAGGTAATTGGGCCGGATTTGCGAGTCATCTACATCGTGCGTAATGTTATCGGGCGGTGCGTGAGTCACTATAACCACTGGTTGGACACGGGCCGCGTTAGCGGGGATATCGATTCAGAATTGCGCCGTGAGAGTCACTACGTGGACTTTAGCAGGTACGCGACACAGATTGAACGATGGACAAGCGTGTTCCCGACATCGCAGGTAATGTGCGTCGGTTTTGAGCAGTACTCAGCGAGTCGGTGTGCCGGGGCCGCCAAAGTTTTTAGCTTCTTAGGTCTCGAGCCAGTCAAACTGGCGAGCACTGAAGTATGGAATTCCAGGGCACAGCGGCGAACCCCGATGCGACTTGCCGGTTGGTTCGCGAACTCGGCAATTTACCGCAAGACCTTGCGGCGGGCGATGAGCGGCGATTTGAGGCGGCGGTTAGGGGCAAGTGTTAGCTACAGGAAGGAGGCGAATTCCTACCGTCGGCCTAGCGCTGAAACAGTAGAGTACCTACACGGCATGCTGAAGAAGGATGCAGGGGTATTTCGTGAGACTTGGGGAATCAAGGTGCTCGGCTCTCTAGAGGAATCCATCTCCACGTTTGCTAGCTAA
- a CDS encoding acyltransferase has translation MPALKYFRRGGIVYGTCYTARQGFAYIQRSFASIIHSQSFASCGADFRCGVGVFIDYPRNIRVGHRCLIDNGVAIGAELPQGSLIIGDDVQINRNCSIDFSGTLTIGNGTLISAESTILTHDHGLDPRSTPEGASLEIGDFVWIGARSIILHSVSQIGARSVIAAGSVVTKDVPSDTVVAGNPARPIRRKT, from the coding sequence ATGCCAGCCCTAAAGTACTTCCGTCGCGGTGGCATTGTATACGGAACCTGCTACACAGCGCGTCAAGGGTTTGCGTATATCCAACGCAGCTTCGCGAGCATCATCCACTCCCAGAGTTTCGCTTCCTGCGGAGCAGACTTTCGTTGTGGAGTGGGTGTTTTCATCGACTACCCGCGCAACATTCGAGTTGGTCATCGCTGCTTAATTGACAACGGAGTTGCAATTGGAGCAGAGTTGCCGCAGGGATCATTAATCATCGGCGATGACGTCCAAATCAACCGGAACTGCAGCATCGACTTCTCGGGGACTCTCACCATAGGGAACGGCACTCTCATCTCAGCGGAGTCAACAATCTTGACCCACGATCACGGTCTCGACCCGCGATCAACTCCTGAAGGAGCATCGCTAGAGATCGGTGACTTTGTATGGATTGGCGCTAGATCTATCATCCTACACTCGGTGAGCCAAATCGGCGCGCGATCAGTAATAGCTGCGGGATCGGTTGTCACCAAAGATGTTCCGTCAGACACGGTTGTTGCCGGAAACCCGGCGAGACCGATTCGGCGCAAGACGTAA
- the xrtU gene encoding exosortase U, translating to MPSTFASTNAEFHVGRKPLFIAAAAAIALGVLPLFAAELSVLASRDMYTYFPFIYAFIGFVAWQRWQAAEGTIGPRASRSWWPELLCLSGALGVLLLHAGLFGPWLGGAAATLTLAAAAFVVRRVRAVQFWDLWALFLVTQRMPLEADRKLAAALQQRSSGLSSLMLDSLGVLHVRAGNIIELPGKPLFVDEACSGVVSTMSVIAAAAVLAVWRQRPLLHTLLLIACSVGWALLMNASRITAIAAMYSWHGIDLTAGPQHELVGLAAFAVLMLCLWSTDLALAALAARIDGWQEEGFSLERGRVARFYNRAVSFLLFPQPDRDARLLDRPAVRPVPALRLGTLAVCFAAVGLLHGYALYANYRASTLDRSGVVARLLDLDESRVDAAVAPWRVTKHELQERNTISELAPLSMVYYLTDAGGDHTAILSIDFPFHRRWHNVCGCYTNSGWRQTSEANHALASDVPVEGGGYVTADLESERGTYGRVAFANYFEDGRLIAPPAHLPSLGYAVDTLIHKWRHARQLSLRPQKLIQIQVFAEQEQPFTESQQQELSELLESSSHMLESFLLGQNTPEMLPESSKQLSDSGHAGSGTLQE from the coding sequence ATGCCTAGCACGTTTGCTTCGACGAACGCCGAGTTCCACGTCGGTCGCAAGCCGCTGTTCATTGCCGCCGCGGCGGCGATCGCTCTGGGCGTGCTCCCCCTCTTCGCGGCCGAGCTGTCGGTGCTCGCGTCTCGCGACATGTACACCTACTTCCCGTTCATCTACGCCTTCATCGGGTTCGTGGCGTGGCAGCGTTGGCAGGCCGCCGAGGGGACCATCGGGCCCCGGGCGAGCCGCTCGTGGTGGCCGGAACTGCTTTGTCTGTCGGGCGCGCTGGGCGTGCTGCTGCTGCACGCGGGGCTGTTTGGGCCTTGGCTGGGCGGCGCGGCCGCGACGCTGACGCTCGCCGCCGCCGCGTTTGTGGTTCGACGCGTGCGCGCGGTCCAGTTCTGGGACCTGTGGGCCCTGTTCTTGGTCACTCAGCGGATGCCGCTGGAAGCCGACCGCAAGCTGGCCGCCGCGCTGCAGCAACGCAGCTCGGGACTCAGCAGCCTGATGCTTGACAGCCTAGGCGTGCTGCACGTTCGGGCGGGCAACATCATCGAACTGCCCGGCAAGCCGTTGTTTGTTGATGAGGCCTGCAGCGGGGTTGTGTCCACCATGTCCGTGATCGCCGCGGCGGCGGTGCTGGCGGTCTGGCGCCAGCGGCCGTTGCTGCACACGCTCTTGCTGATCGCCTGCAGCGTCGGGTGGGCGTTGCTGATGAACGCGTCGCGGATCACCGCTATCGCCGCGATGTACAGTTGGCACGGCATTGACCTGACAGCCGGGCCGCAGCACGAGTTGGTTGGCCTAGCAGCATTCGCGGTGCTGATGCTCTGCCTGTGGTCGACCGATCTTGCCTTGGCGGCGTTAGCCGCTCGGATTGACGGCTGGCAGGAAGAAGGGTTTTCATTGGAACGAGGCCGCGTCGCCAGGTTCTACAACCGTGCGGTGAGTTTCCTGCTGTTTCCACAGCCGGACCGGGATGCGCGTCTGCTAGACCGGCCCGCTGTGCGCCCCGTTCCGGCGCTGCGTCTCGGAACGCTGGCGGTGTGCTTCGCCGCGGTTGGTCTGCTGCACGGCTATGCTCTGTACGCAAATTACCGCGCGTCAACCCTCGACCGTAGCGGCGTGGTAGCGCGACTGCTCGACCTCGACGAGTCGCGTGTGGACGCTGCAGTCGCTCCATGGCGCGTCACGAAGCACGAGCTGCAGGAACGCAACACGATCTCAGAGCTGGCCCCGCTCTCGATGGTCTACTACCTCACCGACGCAGGTGGAGACCACACCGCCATACTCTCCATCGACTTCCCGTTTCACCGGCGGTGGCACAACGTCTGCGGCTGCTACACCAACTCGGGTTGGCGGCAAACCAGTGAGGCCAACCACGCCCTGGCGAGCGATGTTCCCGTCGAAGGCGGGGGGTACGTGACCGCTGACCTCGAGAGCGAGCGCGGAACCTACGGGCGGGTCGCGTTTGCCAACTACTTTGAGGACGGTCGGCTGATTGCGCCGCCTGCCCACTTGCCAAGCCTCGGCTACGCGGTTGACACCCTCATCCACAAATGGCGCCACGCCCGACAGCTTAGCCTCCGGCCTCAGAAGCTGATCCAGATCCAGGTGTTCGCCGAGCAAGAACAGCCCTTTACCGAGTCGCAACAACAAGAGCTGTCGGAGTTGCTAGAGTCGAGCAGCCACATGCTGGAAAGCTTCCTGTTGGGCCAAAATACGCCCGAAATGCTGCCGGAATCGAGCAAGCAGCTATCCGATTCAGGGCATGCCGGATCAGGGACTCTACAAGAGTAA
- the gmd gene encoding GDP-mannose 4,6-dehydratase: MSKKALITGITGQDGSYLAELLLEKGYDVWGTVRRSSSFNTDRIDHIYQDPHEHDPRLHLVYADLADASSLNRHLKMIRPDEIYNLGAQSHVKVSFEVPEYTGDVTGLGTIRLLEAMRELELDAKFYQASSSELYGKVVETPQKETTPFYPRSPYAAAKAYAFWVTKNYRESYGMFAVNGILFNHESPRRGETFVTRKITRAVGAIARGEQECLYLGNLDAKRDWGFAGDYVEGMWRMLQADTPDDYVLSTNETHSVREFCEIAFAHADMPITWQGEGDAEQGLGPDGRTLIQVDPRYYRPAEVDLLLGDSTRARTELGWEPKVSFTELVHMMVEADLK; the protein is encoded by the coding sequence ATGTCGAAGAAAGCACTCATCACAGGAATCACCGGCCAGGACGGCTCTTACCTCGCCGAACTGCTGCTCGAGAAGGGCTACGACGTCTGGGGCACGGTGCGCCGCTCGTCCAGCTTCAACACCGACCGCATCGACCACATCTACCAGGACCCGCACGAGCACGACCCGCGGCTTCATCTGGTTTACGCCGACCTGGCCGACGCGTCGTCGCTGAACCGGCACCTGAAGATGATCCGCCCCGACGAGATCTACAACCTCGGCGCTCAGTCGCACGTGAAGGTCTCGTTCGAGGTGCCCGAGTACACCGGCGACGTCACCGGCCTCGGAACGATCCGCCTACTCGAGGCGATGCGTGAGCTCGAGCTCGACGCCAAGTTCTACCAGGCGTCCTCGTCGGAGCTGTACGGCAAAGTCGTCGAGACGCCCCAGAAGGAGACCACCCCCTTCTACCCCCGCAGCCCGTACGCGGCCGCCAAGGCGTACGCGTTTTGGGTCACCAAGAACTACCGTGAGTCGTACGGCATGTTCGCCGTCAACGGAATCCTGTTCAACCACGAGTCGCCACGCCGCGGCGAAACCTTCGTCACCCGCAAGATCACCCGCGCGGTCGGCGCCATCGCCCGCGGCGAGCAGGAGTGCCTGTACCTCGGCAACCTCGACGCCAAGCGCGACTGGGGCTTCGCCGGCGACTACGTCGAGGGCATGTGGCGGATGCTGCAGGCCGACACGCCCGACGACTACGTGCTGTCGACCAACGAGACCCACTCCGTCCGCGAGTTCTGCGAGATCGCCTTCGCCCACGCCGACATGCCGATCACCTGGCAGGGCGAAGGCGACGCCGAGCAGGGCCTCGGCCCCGACGGCCGCACGCTGATCCAGGTCGACCCCCGCTACTACCGCCCCGCCGAGGTCGACCTGCTGCTCGGCGATTCCACCCGCGCCCGCACCGAGCTCGGCTGGGAGCCGAAGGTAAGCTTCACCGAGCTGGTGCACATGATGGTCGAGGCAGACCTGAAGTGA
- a CDS encoding lipopolysaccharide biosynthesis protein: protein MSIRKRTLRGIGANAFGQIVTVATQLLSVPLYLTCWGEQQYGEWLILAALPTFIAQGGGGFASAGGTEMILAAHDDKRRVEEVFQTSSLITLAVGVLILLGAVLLAFVDLGRLFGFRALDRSTVTTLLIAFAFQVSLQLVVGLLLAGYRAAGKYATGFMWQHGSRLAAFVAVVITLLSRGTPSAVAFAMVAGQAVFVLLGFAALRKQVPWLSFGFASATFNSARSLVRPSLADTLLPLAAGLRSQSMVAVIGYTSSASAVVAFTAFRTLSSLVLQLTRTVNRAVQQEMSAAIAKGDLQLLRRMYDLLLSSSFWASVSAALALAALGPVITSVWLDDQVAYNATAFFALLLGASAHAVAMVNTTLARSMNKHESFSLTLLACIAAGCIFAVPVVNVANVTGAAIMLALVDLAFLFFSTKRASALSQQGMIDAFSAMVRAPWRTRPGSTRNSILAL, encoded by the coding sequence ATGTCGATTCGAAAGCGAACTCTACGAGGTATTGGCGCGAATGCCTTCGGGCAGATTGTCACCGTCGCGACCCAACTTCTAAGCGTTCCCTTGTACCTGACCTGCTGGGGGGAGCAGCAGTACGGGGAGTGGTTGATCTTGGCTGCTCTGCCTACATTCATTGCTCAAGGAGGCGGTGGCTTTGCGTCAGCGGGCGGCACGGAGATGATACTAGCGGCGCACGACGACAAGCGCAGAGTCGAGGAAGTGTTCCAGACCTCTAGCCTAATAACTTTGGCCGTTGGCGTACTGATTCTGCTCGGTGCCGTTCTACTCGCGTTCGTCGATCTAGGTCGTTTATTTGGGTTTAGAGCCTTGGATCGTAGCACAGTGACGACGCTGCTCATCGCGTTTGCATTTCAGGTGAGTCTCCAGCTTGTGGTTGGGCTGTTGCTTGCGGGCTACAGGGCGGCAGGGAAGTACGCTACGGGCTTCATGTGGCAGCACGGCTCAAGGCTAGCAGCATTCGTCGCTGTCGTTATCACATTGCTCAGCCGAGGTACGCCATCAGCGGTGGCCTTTGCGATGGTCGCCGGTCAAGCGGTCTTCGTACTGCTTGGATTCGCCGCACTCAGGAAGCAAGTGCCATGGCTAAGCTTTGGTTTTGCCAGCGCTACTTTCAACTCTGCACGATCACTAGTTCGACCTTCCTTGGCTGATACGCTTCTACCGCTTGCTGCGGGGCTGCGGTCACAGTCGATGGTGGCAGTCATAGGGTATACGAGTTCAGCATCGGCTGTGGTGGCATTCACTGCGTTCCGAACTCTTTCTTCGTTAGTGCTCCAACTGACCCGAACAGTGAATCGCGCGGTGCAGCAGGAAATGTCGGCCGCCATTGCAAAGGGGGACTTGCAGCTCTTGCGGCGAATGTACGATCTGCTGTTGTCTTCGTCATTCTGGGCATCGGTTAGCGCAGCATTAGCGCTCGCCGCACTCGGACCGGTGATTACTTCAGTTTGGCTCGACGACCAGGTTGCTTACAACGCAACCGCGTTCTTCGCACTCTTGCTTGGAGCCTCCGCGCACGCCGTCGCGATGGTGAACACCACTCTTGCAAGGTCCATGAACAAGCACGAGTCATTCTCGCTAACGCTACTCGCGTGCATCGCTGCCGGATGCATATTTGCCGTTCCGGTGGTCAATGTGGCGAATGTCACTGGTGCAGCGATTATGCTAGCTTTGGTCGACCTTGCCTTCTTGTTTTTCTCAACGAAGCGTGCGTCGGCTCTCTCTCAGCAAGGAATGATAGACGCTTTCTCTGCCATGGTCCGCGCGCCGTGGCGCACGCGCCCGGGTTCAACACGCAATTCGATTCTGGCACTATGA
- a CDS encoding sulfotransferase domain-containing protein, giving the protein MSYISGWMRRFGTRSTRFVGEFWGESFPFYYVTEFPKSGGTWLAKMVADYLQIPKPTHTVFPMGCSCVIQNHWKYSPRLRRVFYLYRDGRDVCTSAYFHVLRGLEAGDEGTKAYVQRLFPEAVADRWSVESSAENMATFVTRWCTRPLGISTPWADHVQQWTSSREHVALVRYEDLLSDCAGTLGRAIESHSGTPADPVRVRDTVEKFSFERQTGRKPGESDASSHNRKGIAGDWKNHFTPAAVAAFKEHAGDQLVALGYERDHTWTARI; this is encoded by the coding sequence ATGAGCTACATCTCCGGGTGGATGCGTCGGTTCGGCACTCGCTCGACAAGGTTCGTTGGAGAGTTCTGGGGCGAGTCGTTCCCGTTCTACTACGTGACGGAGTTTCCCAAGTCGGGTGGAACTTGGCTGGCGAAGATGGTCGCTGACTACCTCCAGATACCCAAGCCCACGCACACAGTGTTCCCTATGGGCTGCAGCTGTGTTATCCAGAACCACTGGAAGTACAGCCCACGGCTTCGACGCGTCTTCTACCTGTACAGGGATGGGCGAGACGTCTGCACATCAGCCTATTTTCACGTGCTCCGAGGATTGGAAGCGGGCGACGAGGGAACGAAAGCGTACGTTCAGCGATTGTTTCCCGAAGCCGTTGCCGATAGATGGTCAGTGGAAAGTTCGGCGGAGAACATGGCAACCTTCGTCACACGCTGGTGCACACGCCCGCTAGGCATTTCAACTCCTTGGGCGGACCACGTTCAGCAATGGACTTCAAGTCGGGAACATGTCGCATTGGTGCGCTACGAAGATTTACTATCCGACTGCGCCGGAACCCTCGGCAGGGCCATCGAATCGCATTCGGGGACGCCTGCCGATCCTGTCCGAGTACGAGATACAGTGGAGAAATTCAGCTTCGAGAGGCAAACGGGCAGGAAGCCAGGAGAGAGTGACGCAAGCTCGCACAACAGGAAGGGTATCGCGGGCGATTGGAAGAACCACTTCACGCCGGCGGCCGTTGCTGCGTTCAAGGAGCATGCAGGCGACCAACTTGTTGCGCTGGGCTATGAACGCGATCACACTTGGACAGCTCGAATCTAA